Proteins encoded within one genomic window of Mauremys mutica isolate MM-2020 ecotype Southern chromosome 11, ASM2049712v1, whole genome shotgun sequence:
- the CIAO2A gene encoding cytosolic iron-sulfur assembly component 2A yields the protein MSLVSGLLSHTLGRVLWLSGLHSGYHAQGSPAMEQDRALEVYDIIRTIRDPEKPNTLEELEVVTESCVEVHEIGEDEYLVIIRFTPTVPHCSLATLIGLCLRIKLQRCLPFKHKLEIYISEGAHSTEEDINKQINDKERVAAAMENPNLREIVEQCVTEPD from the exons ATGTCGCTGGTGTCCGGGCTGTTGTCGCACACGCTGGGCAGGGTGCTGTGGCTCTCCGGGCTCCATAGCGGGTACCATGCGCAGGGCAGCCCGGCCATGGAGCAGGACAGAGCGCTCGAGGTGTATG ATATAATTCGAACTATCCGGGATCCAGAGAAGCCTAACACTTTAGAAGAACTGGAAGTGGTAACGGAAAGTTGTGTTGAAGTGCACGAGATAGGGGAAGATGAGTATCTCGTTATTATCAGGTTTACACCAACAGTACCTCATTGTTCTTTGGCAACTCTCATTG gGCTTTGTTTGCGAATAAAACTTCAGAGATGTTTGCCTTTTAAGCACAAG TTGGAAATTTATATATCTGAAGGTGCCCATTCCACTGAGGAGGACA TCAACAAGCAAATAAATGACAAAGAGAGAGTAGCAGCTGCGATGGAGAATCCAAACTTGCGCGAAATTGTGGAGCAGTGTGTTACAGAACCTGACTAG